CTCGGCCAGGCCGAGCGCGACGGAGACCGAGATGGCCACGAGCACGATGGCCGGCGGCTTCGACAGCAGCGACAGGACGGGCACGGCGATCGCGCCCGCCACGGTGAGCGGTCCGGCGATGCCGTGGATCAGGCGGCCCTGGTCGAGCAGGTCGGCCAGCGTCTCCTCGCTCATGGCGCCGCCACGGCCGGCACGAACGCGCCGGCATCGAGCATGATGCGCGGCTTGGCGGCGCGCACCATCGCCACCGCCTGGGCCGCGTCGGCGGCGCGGCCGCTTTGCAGCAGCCAGGCGGCGATCGCGGCGGCGCTGCGGCCATAGCCCAGGGCGCAGACCACCAGCACCGGACCGTCGCGGCGCAGCGCCTCGATCGCCGCCGCCGCCCGCTCCAGCGCCGCGCGCTCGAGCGGCACGAGATCGAGGGTGGGATGGGCGTGGACGATTTCCAGCCCGCGCGGTGCCGGCAGCTCGGCGCAGAGATCGACGACGCGCCGCGTCGGCAGCGCCGCGAGCTCGTGCCGAAGCGGCATGCGGCCGATCCAGACGCCGTCGGCGACATGCACCGCCGGAGGATCGCGCCGCGTCCACAGACGCGCGTTGATCCAGGCGCCGACGCGATAGGGCAGGAAGAGCAGCCACGCCGCCACGCCCTGCCGGCCGTCGCCGCCCTTCTGGAAGGCCGCGGCGCCGAGCAGGGCGTAGGCGGCGCCGACGAGGGCGAGCGACAGGGCCGGCCACAGCAGCCAGTATCCCGCGCCGCCCAGCGCCAGCGCCGCGGCAGCGGTGGCGATGGCCGCGAGCGAGTAGCGCAGCGCCAGCACGCGGCGGCGCGGGATCGGCGTGAGGACCGGGCGATGCAGCGGCGAGCGCGCGTGCCACGGCCAGAGCCACAGGACCAGCACGCCCAGCAGCGCGCCGGTCGGCAGGTCGATGAAGTGATGCTGCCAGGTCGTCAGCACCGAGGCCGCGACGATCGCGAACCACAGATGGATCAGCCAGCGCCAGCGCGGGCCGACATGGCGGGCGTAGAAATCGGCCAGCACCACCGACAGCGCGACGTGCAGCGAGGGCGCCTGGTTGAACGGCTTGTCGAAGCCGCCCAGCACCTCGAACAGGAAGCCGGGCACGCCGTCGACCAGCGGCCGCTCGAAGGTCATGCGCAGCGGGAAGAGCACGAAGCAGAGCACCGCGACGATCTGCGCCGTCAGCAGGCGGCGCACCTGGATGGCGAGTTCCTCCTCGTCGCGGCAGACGAAGAACGAGGCGGCGTAGAAGGCGTTGATCGACCAGTACGGCAGGATGCTCCAGGCGAGGAACGGGATGTGGCGCTCCCAGTCGAGCACGACAAAGCCGACATCGCTGCGCCGGCTGGCGAGCCAATTGGCGCCGCCATAGCTGGCGTAGAAGAACACCGCCGTGATCGCCAGCCACAGCAGCGCCTTGCGCCAGGGACGGGTGGTCATCATGAACCTGCCTTCCCCCGGAGGGGGAAGGTGCCCGAAGGGCGGAAGGGGGATGTCGAAGACGGACACCGATTTCGTTGCGGCATCCCCCTTCCGTCGCGCTGCGCGCGCCACCTTCCCCCTCCGGGGGAAGGATGAGTTGTGTCCCCACTCACGCCGCACCCCGCCTGCGCGCGAGGCTGACGGTGAAGATGCCCCAGCCGTCGATGCGCTGGTCGATCTTCTCGAAGCCGGCCTCGGCGACGAGCTGGTCCATCTCCTCCTGGGTGCGGCGGCGCATCACCCAGGCCTGACCCTGGCGATGGCTG
This genomic window from Alphaproteobacteria bacterium contains:
- a CDS encoding phosphatase PAP2/dual specificity phosphatase family protein, with amino-acid sequence MMTTRPWRKALLWLAITAVFFYASYGGANWLASRRSDVGFVVLDWERHIPFLAWSILPYWSINAFYAASFFVCRDEEELAIQVRRLLTAQIVAVLCFVLFPLRMTFERPLVDGVPGFLFEVLGGFDKPFNQAPSLHVALSVVLADFYARHVGPRWRWLIHLWFAIVAASVLTTWQHHFIDLPTGALLGVLVLWLWPWHARSPLHRPVLTPIPRRRVLALRYSLAAIATAAAALALGGAGYWLLWPALSLALVGAAYALLGAAAFQKGGDGRQGVAAWLLFLPYRVGAWINARLWTRRDPPAVHVADGVWIGRMPLRHELAALPTRRVVDLCAELPAPRGLEIVHAHPTLDLVPLERAALERAAAAIEALRRDGPVLVVCALGYGRSAAAIAAWLLQSGRAADAAQAVAMVRAAKPRIMLDAGAFVPAVAAP